The sequence CAGAGGTTGAGATTTTATCCACGGGCAGCACCTGCAGATGATTCGCCCCCAAATTGTTTTCTACAACGACAAAGTCATTTCCCACATACTCAATGACCTTTCTGCCTGAGCTTTTCTTTGTCTCTCCCCGGCTAATCATAGTCTTAAGTTGGGAATCTAAGATCTTTGTCGAGACATCATGAGCTGATAACCTCTCTTCCAGGCTTAGTTCATCCAGCCCCGAACGGATCTGAAGTTCCCAAAAGCCGCTGTTGCGCGGGAAGAAAACATTGTTTCCTTTTAATATAGGATGCAGCTTCATATGATCAATGGCCAGCCAGAGAGTCTGATAGGTCAATTCACCTTTTGCTCCATTATCGGCAGTATTTGATTCCTTTGACAGTTTAAGTCCTAACAAGACGCCCGACGACCCAGGATTGCTTTGTTGGTTCGCTATAAAGTCATTCTGGTCAACAGATACTAAATTACTTTCTACTTGATCCGAGATCTTCTTCAGGTACAAGACGTTACTCTGAACAAAGGCAATCAGCCTTTGCTCATCTATTCTCATGAATTCACCAATAAAATTCTCTTCAGAGGATACAGTAATAACTTCTACATCTTTGTTTTCCGGCATGAGCTCATTGGGTAAGTTGAGATATTTGGTCACTAAATAATTAGTAGAATTAACTCTCTTTATTTTGAATTCCGGGCGGTTCCAGACGTAGTCACCTAGCAAGGCAATATTCCCTGATAATTGAATGTTCTTGCCCTCCCAACCTAGATTATCCTCTCCAGGTTTTTCGTCGGTTTCCATCTCCTTGATGACTAACCACTGTCCCTCCAAGGGACAAATAGTGTGAACCGGAGGCACAATTTTTCCCGCTGTCGTCCAAGAAAGATCAGCACACCCACTTAACGATAAAAGCAAAAAGATTACAAGTAAGATTTTATACACTCTTCGCATAGACCTTCTCCTCTTTAGGCAAGGTGATAAGCACCTTTGTCCCTTGCTTAAGTACACTGCTAATCTCTAAATTTCCACCCATTAGATTGACGATCTCCTCACAAATTGACAGGCCTATTCCGTTTTTCGAGCGAGAGCTTTTACCCTTGTAAAACTTCTCTTTGACCATAGGCAGCTCCTCAAGAGCTATTCCACAGCCGGTATCAGCTATGGTAAACAATAGATTTTCCTTTTGCATAACGACAGAGAAATCAACCCGTCCACCGGCAGATGTAAAATTAAAGGCGTTATCTAAAATGTTAATAAACACCTGTTTTAAACGATTAATATCCGAATAAAAACTGGAGAGATTAGGAGAATAGTGAAGGTTAAAATTGATATCTTCTCTGACTGCCCTAGGGGTTAATTGTTTTTGAATATGTTCCATAAGAGCAGTTAAATCGATTTCTTCTTTTTGCAGCTTTACCCGGCTGGATACAAACTCCGAGAAATCCAAGAGTTCATCAACCATTAAAGTAAGCCGCTCACTCTCTTTGGCAATAATCCCCAAACCATCTGCCAGCATCTCCTTCTGTTGAAACTGTTCATTTTGTAGAGTAATAGCCCATCCCATAATTGAGGTTAAAGGAGTACGCAGTTCATGAGAAACAGATGAGACAAAATCATTTTTAAGTTGTTCCTTTTTCACGATCTCATCCGCCATATAGTTTAACGTATCAGATAGCTTGCCGATCTCATCCTCACGTTTTTTTTGAGTGCGTGCTTGAAAATTACCCGCCGCCATCTCTTGAGCAGCTGCTGTAACTTCTTGCAACGGATCGATAATGGTATTAGCCAAGAAAATGCTAATCAAACCGGCAAAAAAGATTACAGCTAAGCCAATTGAAATAAAGATATAGGCAGTATTTTTAATATCCTGATCTACAGAACTTAAGGAAGTGATAAAGCGCAAAGCCCCCACGATCTGATCATTAGACTTTAAAGGGTAGGACACTGCCATGACCTTTTGTCCATTCAGTTTTCCTATCCACTTTCCTATTTTTCCGTTTAAGGCATCCTGGATATCATTAACTGCCACATTTCCCGCTGGGATTACTCCCAAGGAGTCCATAACTATGTTGCCATTTTGATCTACGATTTCCACTTCAGCATTACTTTGGTTCCAGAAAGCGTCTACATTGTAGAGTACATTTTCCTGAAGGGAGGTATCTGAGAAATACTTGGCATATAAATCAGACGAAATCTTAATCTGATTTGTGAGACTTCCTTCAAGACTCCCATAATAGTTTTGCCGAACTGTATAAATCAAGAGCACCTCGAGAATTGTCACAGTAATGATAATAATAATCATAAAATTAGCGGTCAGCCTCGCTCTTATCCCTTTCATCTTAAGAGTCCTGCTGCCATCGATAGCCCGAGCCCCAAACTGTCTTAATATATTCTGGTTGGGAAGGGTTGTCCTCAATCTTTTCCCGCAAACGCCTAATGTGGACATCCAAAGTCTTAGTATCCCCAAAGTAATCATCACCCCAAACAGTATTCAGCATTTCTTCCCGTTTGAGTGCCCTCCCCGGATTCTCCATGAATATTTTTAAGAGTGCAAATTCAATAGGAGTCAGCTCAATCTCCTGCTTATTCTTAAATAATTTGTTGGCAGTAATATTTAAGCGTAATTCCCGACAATTATAAATCTCTCTAGGCTCTTTATATCTAAGGCCTCTGCGCAAAATAGCCTTTACCCGAGCTATCAATTCTAAAGGGTTAAAGGGCTTCACCATATAGTCATCAGCGCCTAATTCTAAACCCAGGATTTTATCCGTATCCTGACCCTTGGCAGTCAGCATAATTACAAACGTCTCTTGCATAGTCTCGCGAATTTTTTGACAGACCTCCAGTCCGCTGATACCTGGAAGCATGAGATCGAGTACAACTACTTGGGGGTCAAAGATTTTCAACATCTTAAGAGCTTCCTCACCGGAAGCAGTGTGCTCCACTAAATAACCCGCAGCGCTAAGGTTAAGGGTAATAAAACGTCGGATTGATTCCTCATCTTCTACGACTAATACCTTTACTTTTTCATCCTTCATCTAACCACTCCGTGTACGACTATTACAGGATAAAGATCCCGCACATCTATTTTAAACTATTTGCCTTTGAATAAGCGCTTTTTTTGAACCCGAGGTAAATTAATTCTTCTGTAAACCTCCGGGGAAGATTATTGGCATAACCTTAGGACTTAACACTGCGAAGGAAAACCCTTGCTTTCTCAACATCCTAATAATCTCTGGTAAAGCCTCAATGGTTGTGTCCTTACCAACAAGATCATGCAAAAGAACTACTACTCGTGTTTTTCCTTGGATTTGCTCCTCGACAAGCTGAACTAACTGATTTTTAGGGACTTGTTGGGCGTTTGAGTCCCCCGGATCAACATTCCAGTCCTCCATCAAATAACCCTCTGCATCTACAGCATTGAAATAGCTTATATTGAAATGCCCTATTGTGCCTCCCGGAGCACGAATTAATTGTGGACGAATACCTATGGTCTGATAGATTATTTCCTCAGCCTTCTTCACATCAGTCAGAAAATCCTTGGGAGTCTTATAGATTTCTTTCATGTTATGAGAATAAGTATGGTTGCCTATCCCATGACCTTGCTCATGCTCAGCCTTCAGCAAATCAGGATAGCGTTCCACTTGCTTGCCGATAGCAAAAAAGGTCGCTTTAACATTTTCCTCAGCTAAAATCTCCAAAATTTTGGGGGTTGAACTGGGGTAAGGGCCATCGTCAAAGGTCAAATAAGCCACTTTTCCCTTCTCAGGCATAAATTCCCGTTGGCGCATAGCCAATCCAGGAGCAGTCGGCGGGTTACCCAGTACATCGTAGTAGGGATGAACCGGAGTATCTGGCGGGCCGGGTTGGGGAGATGGAGATAATTCATCTTTAACTGTGCCTGCAATGGTTTCGTTCGGATTTAATTCTGATTCTGATATAGATTCAGATTTGATAGGCTGCTCTATTGACGATCCTGAAGAGGCTGCAGGAACTTGAGATTCTGCAGGCGACATCTCAGGCTCTTGCTTTCCCAGGTCAGGCTCAGATAAAGGAGGATCACTTTGCTCGGGTTGAGAAAGTTTCTCTTCAGGGGGATTATCCTTTGGTTGGGACAGAGTTGATTCATCAGGATAGTCCTTTTGCGCTGAAATTTCAGAAACCAAAGCGGGGGACGCGGGTGAAGGCTTAGAATTATTGTTATCAATTGAATCCGCTGACGAAGTTGGATTGACTTGATTCAGTTCTTGGGTATCGTAATGACGAGCCACTGATTGAGTGGCTTTACTCCAGCTGGGAAATCCTCCCAGCCAGATAAAACTAAAGGTCAAAAAGCAAGTCATAAACGTGATGCTTCCAATAATTTTCATTTTGGACATAGTTCGCTCTTCCTCTCTCTACCTCTTGTCCCCAGCTTAATAAAACCGTTTATTCGCTATGCTTTTACAATACACTAAATAACTCTAGGGTTAGTTACAAAGAAATTAATAATAGTTACGAAATAGTTACGGCAAAACAAAACGCCGGTTTCATTATTTTAATGGAAACCGGCGTAAGGGATTGTATTGTTAGATTGGACTGAAGAAATTATAAGTTTTTACAAAAAACTGCGATGCCAATGGCTGTAGGAACTAATTAACCGAGTTCTCAACTAAAATGCCGTGTGTTCTGTGCGGGTAATAATCTCTTCCTGCAAAGCCTCGCTCAAATCGCAGAAATAATCACTGTACCCAGCCACCCGGACAATCAGATCCCGGTATTTTTCCGGTTCAGCTTGGGCAGCCCGCAAGGTCTTAGCACTGACTACATTAAATTGGATATGATGACCGCCTAATTTGAAATACGAACGCACCAACTGAGCAAGTTTGTCCAGCCCCTCTTCCCCCTCAAGAACCTGAGGAGTGAACTTCAGGTTTAACAGGGTACCTCCGGTTCGAGCATGATCCAGTTTGGCCGCGGATTTTATCACCGCCGTGGGGCCCATCAGATCCATTCCCTGAACAGGCGAGATCCCTTCCGAAAGAGGTTCCCCAGATCTGCGTCCTTCCGCAGAAGCGCCAATTACCGAACCAAAATACACATGGCAAGTGGTCGGCAGCATATTAATCCGATAAAAGCCCCCCTTGGTATTGGGCCTGCCATTAACTTCACTATAGTAGGCATTAAAAATATCCACCATTACATCATCCGCATAGTCTTGATCATTGCCAAAGTGAGGGGTCTTGTTAACCAGAAGCTGCCGAACAGCCTCATGTCCTAAGAAATTGGCGTTAAGCGCATAGAGCAGCTGATCCATGCTGAGATTCTTTTGGTCGTAGACATGATATTTTATCCCGGCTAAGATATCTGTCAAACTCCCTAAGCCCACTCCCTGTACATAGTTGGTATTATAGCGAGCACCCCCATCATTATAATCCTTTCCCTTGGCTATACAATCATCAATTAACAGGGAAAGAAAGGGCGACGGCATATAAGTGGCATAAAGTCGTTCAATAAGATTACTTCCCTTGATCTTAATGTCCATAAAGTAATGCAGCTGCTTCTTAAAAGCATCGAATAGCTCTTCAAATCCCTTGAAAAATCTAGGATCACCCGTTTCTACACCCAGCTGTTGACCGCTTCTCGGATCTAACCCATTATGCAAGACTAATTCAAAGATTTTAGGTAAATTGAAATACCCAGTAAGAATATAGCTTTCTTTGCCAAAGGCCCCAGTCTCCACACAGCCGCTTGTTCCACCTTGTCGGGCATCCTCAATTAGTTTACCCTGGCGTAAAAGTTCTTCAACCACAGTATCGGCATTGAACACTGAAGGTTGACCCCAACCTTTGCGGATAATTCGAGCCGCCCTCTTCAAGAAACGATCCGGGTTCTTCTTACTTAACTGAATGTTCGAGCTGGGTTGTAAGAGGCGCATTTCATCGATAACATCCAAAACCAGATAGGTCACATCGTTGACACCATTTGATCCATCAGCTTTAAGACCCCCGCTGTTGATATTGGCAAAATCCGTATAGGTTCCACTTTCCGCCGCAGTAACTCCTACCTTGGGAGGAGCCGGTTGATTGTTAAACTTTACCCAAAAGCATTGAAGCAGTTCCCGAGCCTGTTCCTCATCCAAAGTCCCTTCAGCAATACCTTTTTGGTAGAAGGGAAATAAATGTTGATCCAACCGTCCCGGACTAAAAGCATCCCAGGTATTAAGTTCTGTGATAACACCTAAATGGACAAACCAATAGGCTTGCAAAGCTTCCCAGAAATCCCGTGGAGCATTGGCTGGTACTTGGGAGCAAATTTCAGCGATTCTCTCTAACTCTTTTTTTCGCAAGGGGTTCGTCTCTCTGCCGGCCAATTCCTGTGCTTTTTCCGCGTGTCGCTCTGCAAAGCGGATAATAGCCTGAGCACAGATTCGCATGGCTTTAAGTTCTTCCTGCTTATTGTATGCTTCAGTATCATTTAAGAAATCCAGCCTGTTCAAATGGGCTTCTATCTTAGCGATAAAATCCCGAAATCCTAAGTGATAGATTTTATCATCAAGTACTGTGTGACCTGGAGCTCTTTGCTCCATAAACTCTGTGAATATCCCGGCATCATACGAAGCCTTCCAATCCTCAGACATTTCTGCAAAAATCAGATCTCGCATAGAGTTATTTTGCCAATAAGGGATGATCCGCTCTTCATAGGCTTTTCGAACTTCCGGACTGACTTTAAAGGATATTTTTGGCCGGGAATCCAGAATATCCAGATCCTCCAAGCTATGACAGCAGAGTTCAGGATATGTATATGTAGCCTTAGGCGCCGGCCCTCTTTCTCCGACGATTAACTCATCTTCATTAATACAAATCTCCTTATTCTCCAACAAATATTTGAATGCTAGGGCACGCTGGACAGGTAGAGAAGTCTTCCCAGCGGAACGATAGTATTCAGTCAGTAACTCTGCTCTTTCAGCAGAAATAAATGCTTCAGTTTCTAAGCTTTGTTCTCTTAGCTTTTTCACTCTTAGATTCATGCTTTGACCCTCTCTCTTCTAAATGAGTTTATGATCATTCATCCCCCAATTTTCACAGTTAGCCCAAAATGCTCCAACTTCTGAGCAATTTCAGACATCCTTTCATCATTGGGAGAATTGAGACCTGACAGGCAATACTCCCGTCCAAGTCTCTGATACTTATCTACCCCCGCCTTATGGTAGGGTAAACAATGAATTTCCTTGACACCTTTTAGCCCTGAAACCAATTTCCCGATTTGTTGAAGATTATCTTCATCGTCATTGATTCCGGGAATGATTGCGACACGAACAATTACTTGTGGATGATTCTCGCTTAACCAACGCAGATTGTTTAAAATCAGTTCGTTGGGAACCCCGGTAAAATTCTGATGCTTGCTGCTGTCCATCAGTTTTAAATCGTAAAGAAAGAGATCCACGTAAGGACTAATATCCTTCATAGTCTCATTTTTTACGAATCCGGCTGTTTCTACTGCTGTATGAATGTCTTGCTTCCGACACTCTTTAAGTATCTCCATCAGAAAGTCAGCTTGCATCAACGCTTCACCACCGGAAAAGGTCACACCTCC comes from Desulfosporosinus meridiei DSM 13257 and encodes:
- a CDS encoding sensor histidine kinase, encoding MKGIRARLTANFMIIIIITVTILEVLLIYTVRQNYYGSLEGSLTNQIKISSDLYAKYFSDTSLQENVLYNVDAFWNQSNAEVEIVDQNGNIVMDSLGVIPAGNVAVNDIQDALNGKIGKWIGKLNGQKVMAVSYPLKSNDQIVGALRFITSLSSVDQDIKNTAYIFISIGLAVIFFAGLISIFLANTIIDPLQEVTAAAQEMAAGNFQARTQKKREDEIGKLSDTLNYMADEIVKKEQLKNDFVSSVSHELRTPLTSIMGWAITLQNEQFQQKEMLADGLGIIAKESERLTLMVDELLDFSEFVSSRVKLQKEEIDLTALMEHIQKQLTPRAVREDINFNLHYSPNLSSFYSDINRLKQVFINILDNAFNFTSAGGRVDFSVVMQKENLLFTIADTGCGIALEELPMVKEKFYKGKSSRSKNGIGLSICEEIVNLMGGNLEISSVLKQGTKVLITLPKEEKVYAKSV
- a CDS encoding response regulator transcription factor translates to MKDEKVKVLVVEDEESIRRFITLNLSAAGYLVEHTASGEEALKMLKIFDPQVVVLDLMLPGISGLEVCQKIRETMQETFVIMLTAKGQDTDKILGLELGADDYMVKPFNPLELIARVKAILRRGLRYKEPREIYNCRELRLNITANKLFKNKQEIELTPIEFALLKIFMENPGRALKREEMLNTVWGDDYFGDTKTLDVHIRRLREKIEDNPSQPEYIKTVWGSGYRWQQDS
- a CDS encoding polysaccharide deacetylase family protein codes for the protein MSKMKIIGSITFMTCFLTFSFIWLGGFPSWSKATQSVARHYDTQELNQVNPTSSADSIDNNNSKPSPASPALVSEISAQKDYPDESTLSQPKDNPPEEKLSQPEQSDPPLSEPDLGKQEPEMSPAESQVPAASSGSSIEQPIKSESISESELNPNETIAGTVKDELSPSPQPGPPDTPVHPYYDVLGNPPTAPGLAMRQREFMPEKGKVAYLTFDDGPYPSSTPKILEILAEENVKATFFAIGKQVERYPDLLKAEHEQGHGIGNHTYSHNMKEIYKTPKDFLTDVKKAEEIIYQTIGIRPQLIRAPGGTIGHFNISYFNAVDAEGYLMEDWNVDPGDSNAQQVPKNQLVQLVEEQIQGKTRVVVLLHDLVGKDTTIEALPEIIRMLRKQGFSFAVLSPKVMPIIFPGGLQKN
- the hypD gene encoding trans-4-hydroxy-L-proline dehydratase, producing MNLRVKKLREQSLETEAFISAERAELLTEYYRSAGKTSLPVQRALAFKYLLENKEICINEDELIVGERGPAPKATYTYPELCCHSLEDLDILDSRPKISFKVSPEVRKAYEERIIPYWQNNSMRDLIFAEMSEDWKASYDAGIFTEFMEQRAPGHTVLDDKIYHLGFRDFIAKIEAHLNRLDFLNDTEAYNKQEELKAMRICAQAIIRFAERHAEKAQELAGRETNPLRKKELERIAEICSQVPANAPRDFWEALQAYWFVHLGVITELNTWDAFSPGRLDQHLFPFYQKGIAEGTLDEEQARELLQCFWVKFNNQPAPPKVGVTAAESGTYTDFANINSGGLKADGSNGVNDVTYLVLDVIDEMRLLQPSSNIQLSKKNPDRFLKRAARIIRKGWGQPSVFNADTVVEELLRQGKLIEDARQGGTSGCVETGAFGKESYILTGYFNLPKIFELVLHNGLDPRSGQQLGVETGDPRFFKGFEELFDAFKKQLHYFMDIKIKGSNLIERLYATYMPSPFLSLLIDDCIAKGKDYNDGGARYNTNYVQGVGLGSLTDILAGIKYHVYDQKNLSMDQLLYALNANFLGHEAVRQLLVNKTPHFGNDQDYADDVMVDIFNAYYSEVNGRPNTKGGFYRINMLPTTCHVYFGSVIGASAEGRRSGEPLSEGISPVQGMDLMGPTAVIKSAAKLDHARTGGTLLNLKFTPQVLEGEEGLDKLAQLVRSYFKLGGHHIQFNVVSAKTLRAAQAEPEKYRDLIVRVAGYSDYFCDLSEALQEEIITRTEHTAF
- a CDS encoding glycyl-radical enzyme activating protein, producing MNLHKGRIFNIMKYSIHDGPGIRTTIFLKGCTLQCQWCHNPEGQRFDQELIYRPDKCIGCGQCLSICLNKAVENIEGQLHYLKDKCLACGECCSVCHTGARELAGKAMSLQDVMTEIEKDLIFYDESGGGVTFSGGEALMQADFLMEILKECRKQDIHTAVETAGFVKNETMKDISPYVDLFLYDLKLMDSSKHQNFTGVPNELILNNLRWLSENHPQVIVRVAIIPGINDDEDNLQQIGKLVSGLKGVKEIHCLPYHKAGVDKYQRLGREYCLSGLNSPNDERMSEIAQKLEHFGLTVKIGG